One window of Penaeus chinensis breed Huanghai No. 1 chromosome 1, ASM1920278v2, whole genome shotgun sequence genomic DNA carries:
- the LOC125026709 gene encoding 4-coumarate--CoA ligase 3-like isoform X2, with protein sequence MKSQMISLVNSSCSHLLRSSSRLPGRALSRPITTKSKTRGPASALVQSLELETEGHVFESHFPDVPLPQSPLTPIVFEEASKWGHKTATECGYTGRSYTYSQLVDGIMRWGGMLQRMATDRANPGTVAILAPNCPEYPIVFFGSIGVGATVTTINAAYTPEEIARHLDDSGANLLVVEGVMEPLAEAALKVLKREVPVVVNGPSANARPNLREIIADSNTPFADFVDVPLDRVAALPYSSGTTGKPKGVSLTHSAIANNIAMYHNPHTINAEKAEGDHQEVLMGLLPFFHIYGMCVIMSSGLCRGAKIVTLPKFEPQVYASVLKKHKISVLHTVPPLLQFVAASPAVAPDDLSHVHTVMCGAAPVPPAAAMALKEKVSRPIFFQEGFGMTETLCTHMTPKGEEKLGYCGKLVPHTRAKIVDLETGAALPPGAEGELCVHSPALMAGYHNNPEATSDCFDAEGWFHTGDVAVCDKEGYFSIVDRIKELIKVKGLQVSPSELEDILLRHPGVADVGITAVDDERAGEVPRAYVVRRNQDLSEKDLHTFLGSRVAPHKQLAGGIRFVEELPKNPTGKLLRRQLKKMADGE encoded by the exons atgaagtcCCAGATGATCTCCCTCGTGAACTCCTCCTGCTCTCACCTCCTCCGATCCAGTAGCAGGCTCCCCGGAAGGGCGCTCTCTCGCCCCATCACCACCAAGTCAAAAACAAGAGGTCCCGCCTCAGCCTTGGTACAGAG CCTCGAACTTGAGACGGAGGGCCACGTTTTCGAGTCGCACTTCCCGGATGTCCCTCTGCCCCAGTCGCCGCTCACGCCCATCGTCTTCGAGGAAGCCAGCAAATGGGGACACAAGACAGCCACC GAGTGCGGCTACACCGGCAGGAGCTACACGTACTCGCAGCTCGTGGACGGGATAATGCGGTGGGGCGGGATGCTGCAGAGGATGGCCACCGACCGGGCCAACCCAGGGACCGTGGCCATCCTCGCGCCCAACTGCCCCGAATACCCCATCGTGTTCTTTGGTTCCATCGGCGTCGGGGCCACCGTCACGACCATCAACGCCGCCTACACGCCAG AGGAGATCGCGCGCCACCTGGACGACAGCGGCGCGAACCTGCTCGTGGTCGAGGGCGTGATGGAGCCCCTCGCCGAGGCCGCCCTCAAGGTCCTCAAGCGGGAGGTCCCTGTGGTGGTGAACGGCCCCTCCGCCAACGCCCGGCCCAACCTGAGGGAGATCATCGCCGACAGCAACACGCCCTTCGCTGATTTCGTTGAC GTGCCCTTAGACCGCGTAGCAGCTCTCCCGTACTCCAGCGGCACGACAGGGAAGCCGAAGGGCGTGTCTCTCACCCACTCGGCCATCGCCAATAACATCGCTATGTACCACAACCCGCATACGATCAACGCTGAGAAagcagaag gAGACCACCAGGAGGTTCTGATgggcctcctccccttcttccacatcTACGGCATGTGCGTGATCATGTCCTCCGGCCTGTGCAGAGGAGCCAAGATCGTCACGCTGCCCAAGTTCGAGCCCCAGGTCTACGCCAGCGTCCTCAAGAAGCACAAG ATCTCGGTCCTCCACACGGTGCCGCCCCTCCTGCAGTTCGTCGCCGCCTCTCCCGCCGTGGCGCCGGACGACCTGTCCCATGTCCATACCGTGATGTGTGGCGCGGCGCCAGTTCCTCCTGCGGCAGCCATGGCGCTCAAGGAGAAGGTGTCACGGCCGATTTTCTTCCAGGAAG GCTTCGGCATGACGGAAACCCTCTGTACGCACATGACTCCTAAGGGCGAAGAAAAGCTGGGTTACTGTGGAAAACTCGTCCCTCACACAAGAGCCAAGATCGTCGATTTGGAAACTGGAGCTGCCTTGCCTCCGGGAGCTGAGGGCGAACTCTGCGTCCATTCGCCTGCC CTGATGGCCGGCTACCACAACAACCCGGAGGCCACGAGCGACTGCTTCGACGCGGAGGGCTGGTTCCACACCGGGGACGTGGCTGTTTGCGACAAAGAGGGCTACTTCTCTATCGTTGACCGCATCAAGGAGCTCATTAAGGTCAAGGGGCTGCAG gTGTCTCCATCGGAGCTGGAGGACATCCTCCTGCGGCATCCTGGAGTGGCCGACGTCGGGATCACGGCTGTGGACGACGAGCGAGCCGGAGAAGTCCCTCGCGCCTATGTCGTGCGCAGGAATCAGGATCTGAGCGAAAAGGACCTCCACACCTTCCTCGGGAGCCGCGTGGCTCCTCATAAGCAGCTGGCAGGAGGGATCAGGTTCGTGGAGGAGCTTCCCAAGAACCCGACCGGAAAGCTCCTTCGGCGCCAGCTGAAGAAAATGGCGGACGGCGAGTGA
- the LOC125026709 gene encoding 4-coumarate--CoA ligase 3-like isoform X1 gives MKSQMISLVNSSCSHLLRSSSRLPGRALSRPITTKSKTRGPASALVQRLVKILELETEGHVFESHFPDVPLPQSPLTPIVFEEASKWGHKTATECGYTGRSYTYSQLVDGIMRWGGMLQRMATDRANPGTVAILAPNCPEYPIVFFGSIGVGATVTTINAAYTPEEIARHLDDSGANLLVVEGVMEPLAEAALKVLKREVPVVVNGPSANARPNLREIIADSNTPFADFVDVPLDRVAALPYSSGTTGKPKGVSLTHSAIANNIAMYHNPHTINAEKAEGDHQEVLMGLLPFFHIYGMCVIMSSGLCRGAKIVTLPKFEPQVYASVLKKHKISVLHTVPPLLQFVAASPAVAPDDLSHVHTVMCGAAPVPPAAAMALKEKVSRPIFFQEGFGMTETLCTHMTPKGEEKLGYCGKLVPHTRAKIVDLETGAALPPGAEGELCVHSPALMAGYHNNPEATSDCFDAEGWFHTGDVAVCDKEGYFSIVDRIKELIKVKGLQVSPSELEDILLRHPGVADVGITAVDDERAGEVPRAYVVRRNQDLSEKDLHTFLGSRVAPHKQLAGGIRFVEELPKNPTGKLLRRQLKKMADGE, from the exons atgaagtcCCAGATGATCTCCCTCGTGAACTCCTCCTGCTCTCACCTCCTCCGATCCAGTAGCAGGCTCCCCGGAAGGGCGCTCTCTCGCCCCATCACCACCAAGTCAAAAACAAGAGGTCCCGCCTCAGCCTTGGTACAGAGGTTAGTCAAAAT CCTCGAACTTGAGACGGAGGGCCACGTTTTCGAGTCGCACTTCCCGGATGTCCCTCTGCCCCAGTCGCCGCTCACGCCCATCGTCTTCGAGGAAGCCAGCAAATGGGGACACAAGACAGCCACC GAGTGCGGCTACACCGGCAGGAGCTACACGTACTCGCAGCTCGTGGACGGGATAATGCGGTGGGGCGGGATGCTGCAGAGGATGGCCACCGACCGGGCCAACCCAGGGACCGTGGCCATCCTCGCGCCCAACTGCCCCGAATACCCCATCGTGTTCTTTGGTTCCATCGGCGTCGGGGCCACCGTCACGACCATCAACGCCGCCTACACGCCAG AGGAGATCGCGCGCCACCTGGACGACAGCGGCGCGAACCTGCTCGTGGTCGAGGGCGTGATGGAGCCCCTCGCCGAGGCCGCCCTCAAGGTCCTCAAGCGGGAGGTCCCTGTGGTGGTGAACGGCCCCTCCGCCAACGCCCGGCCCAACCTGAGGGAGATCATCGCCGACAGCAACACGCCCTTCGCTGATTTCGTTGAC GTGCCCTTAGACCGCGTAGCAGCTCTCCCGTACTCCAGCGGCACGACAGGGAAGCCGAAGGGCGTGTCTCTCACCCACTCGGCCATCGCCAATAACATCGCTATGTACCACAACCCGCATACGATCAACGCTGAGAAagcagaag gAGACCACCAGGAGGTTCTGATgggcctcctccccttcttccacatcTACGGCATGTGCGTGATCATGTCCTCCGGCCTGTGCAGAGGAGCCAAGATCGTCACGCTGCCCAAGTTCGAGCCCCAGGTCTACGCCAGCGTCCTCAAGAAGCACAAG ATCTCGGTCCTCCACACGGTGCCGCCCCTCCTGCAGTTCGTCGCCGCCTCTCCCGCCGTGGCGCCGGACGACCTGTCCCATGTCCATACCGTGATGTGTGGCGCGGCGCCAGTTCCTCCTGCGGCAGCCATGGCGCTCAAGGAGAAGGTGTCACGGCCGATTTTCTTCCAGGAAG GCTTCGGCATGACGGAAACCCTCTGTACGCACATGACTCCTAAGGGCGAAGAAAAGCTGGGTTACTGTGGAAAACTCGTCCCTCACACAAGAGCCAAGATCGTCGATTTGGAAACTGGAGCTGCCTTGCCTCCGGGAGCTGAGGGCGAACTCTGCGTCCATTCGCCTGCC CTGATGGCCGGCTACCACAACAACCCGGAGGCCACGAGCGACTGCTTCGACGCGGAGGGCTGGTTCCACACCGGGGACGTGGCTGTTTGCGACAAAGAGGGCTACTTCTCTATCGTTGACCGCATCAAGGAGCTCATTAAGGTCAAGGGGCTGCAG gTGTCTCCATCGGAGCTGGAGGACATCCTCCTGCGGCATCCTGGAGTGGCCGACGTCGGGATCACGGCTGTGGACGACGAGCGAGCCGGAGAAGTCCCTCGCGCCTATGTCGTGCGCAGGAATCAGGATCTGAGCGAAAAGGACCTCCACACCTTCCTCGGGAGCCGCGTGGCTCCTCATAAGCAGCTGGCAGGAGGGATCAGGTTCGTGGAGGAGCTTCCCAAGAACCCGACCGGAAAGCTCCTTCGGCGCCAGCTGAAGAAAATGGCGGACGGCGAGTGA